In a genomic window of Littorina saxatilis isolate snail1 linkage group LG6, US_GU_Lsax_2.0, whole genome shotgun sequence:
- the LOC138969248 gene encoding uncharacterized protein: MEEALLNRLRVLEEALGCQAARQKGQALDSLAITVPPEVKEKILLGKFVEMHVLLAKSFLDRPEEKAVMFVQNEQGNLVPRLERKNKTELTINQWTTAFHVLMSVYLQQHPDRLQDMLAYVELIRGAARDNPGNAWLLYDQQFRSRLEADPTRPWGMIDSQLWLQLFCKPVVAAPAGKVSPAVDQKGGAYAGKGQRGVCRFFNRPKGCQRDNCAYAHKCTQCSSSSHGQSTCAKTGTQDKGETSSGRPFQSTTGQKAQ, from the coding sequence ATGGAAGAGGCATTACTGAATAGACTGAGGGTGCTAGAGGAGGCGTTAGGATGCCAGGCAGCGCGCCAAAAAGGCCAAGCGCTGGATTCTCTGGCCATCACTGTGCCACCTGAGGTAAAAGAAAAAATTTTGCTGGGGAAATTTGTGGAGATGCATGTGCTCCTGGCAAAATCCTTCCTTGACAGGCCAGAGGAAAAGGCTGTGATGTTTGTTCAGAACGAGCAAGGCAATCTGGTCCCTAGGCTagagagaaagaacaaaacGGAGCTGACCATCAACCAGTGGACCACAGCGTTCCATGTCCTGATGAGCGTGTATTTGCAGCAGCACCCCGATAGGCTGCAAGACATGCTGGCCTATGTGGAACTCATAAGGGGGGCTGCCCGGGACAACCCTGGGAATGCATGGCTGCTGTATGATCAGCAGTTCCGGTCCAGACTAGAGGCCGATCCTACTCGCCCATGGGGCATGATAGATAGCCAGCTGTGGCTGCAGTTATTCTGCAAACCAGTAGTGGCTGCCCCGGCAGGCAAGGTGAGCCCTGCTGTCGACCAAAAGGGGGGTGCTTATGCAGGGAAAGgccagcgaggggtgtgtcggttTTTTAATCGACCCAAAGGTTGTCAGCGAGACAACTGCGCCTATGCGCACAAGTGTACACAATGCAGCTCCAGTTCCCATGGCCAGAGCACCTGTGCAAAGACGGGTACACAAGATAAGGGGGAGACCAGTAGTGGGCGCCCCTTTCAGTCAACAACAGGACAGAAGGCTCAGTGA